The region GTCGATTGCGCCGTCTTCCTTGCCGCGGTCGATGATGCCGCCGCGGGAAATGCGGTCGAGCGTTGCGAAGGAGAGGTTCTCCCGGACCGTCATCGGCAACATCAGTCCTTCGGTCTTGCGGTCTTCCGGTATGAGGGCCATCCCGATGTCCGCAGACCGCGCAGCAGCGGGGCTGTTGATGGATACCGGCTTGCCGTCGACAAGAACCAGGCCGCTCGTTCCCCTGAGCACTCCGAAGAGCGCCAGCAGCAGGTCACGCTGGCCCTGACCGTCCAGCCCGCCGAGCCCGACCACCTCGCCTGCACCGACGGTAAAGGAGATGTCTCGTAGCCGATCGCCCCAGCTGAGGTCGCTGCACTCGATGACGGGTGGCACCGGGTCCGGAGATGGCGGGGGCTTGGGCGGGAACACGTTGCTCACCTCGCGACCAATCATCATCTCGACGACCTCGTTGTCGGTGCGGGTGCCGGCCCTGTAGCTGGCGACGTTTCGGCCGTTGCGAAACACCGTGCATTCGTCGGCCAACTCGGCGATCTCGTGCATGCGATGCGAGATGTAGAGGATCGCGAGCCCCTCCGCCCGCAGGCGCTTCAGGACAGAGAAGACCTTTGCCACGTCACCCGCCGTCAAGGCGGAGGTGGCTTCGTCGAGAATGAGGATACGCGGCTTGCGGGCCAGGGCCTTGGCGATCTCCACCATCTGCCGGCGCGAAAGCGGCAGGTCGCGGACAAGCGAACGGGGATGGATGTCGTCGGCCCCTGCCCGTGCCAACGCCTCTTCGGCGATGGTGCGTTGCACGCGGCGATCGATGAGCCCGAACTTCAGTGGCGGATCGGAAATAGCGATGTTGTCGGCGACGCTGAGATCGGGCACCAGCGACAATTCCTGGAACACGCAGGCGATCCCTGCGGCAGAGGCCTCGGCCGGGGAGCGAAAGGAGACGTCGCGGCCGTCGAGCACCATGCGTCCCTCGTCGGGCGCGACCACGCCCGCGATGATCTTGATCAGCGTCGATTTGCCGGCACCGTTCTCGCCGAGAATTGCATGGATCCGGCCGGCTTCCACGCAAAGATGCGCATTCTCCAGCGCCAGTACGCCGCCATAGCGCTTCGTTACGCCTTCCACTTTGAAAAATGCCGTAGCCGCCTGCGGTTCAGACGTGATCATGATCGTCCTTGAGCTATCCGTTTCGGACATGCCGGCGGCGCTGAGCCGCCGACATGGTGTTCACCTCGGGCGAATGCGGATGGAGCTATTGGTCTTCCTTGGTCTGCCCCATGATTTCCTGCGCGGAGAAATTGATACCGCAGGTCGGGAAGGAGTTACCGACGAAGAAGTTGTCGGATTCCTTCGGATAGAAGTCCTCACCTTCCTTGAAGTTCGGATCCTCGACGATGGCGAGCGGCAGCTTGATCGATTGCGGGACTACTTGCCCCTCGAGCGCTGCGATCGCCGTCTTGATCGCGACGGCCACCTGCGCCGGTCCGGTACCGGCCGAAGAGCACTTGAGCCCCTTGTCGGCATATTGCGAGCAGAATTTGCGGAAGCCGTTCTCCGTCTCGCCACCGAAAGGCACGAAGGGATGATTGGCGTCCATCATCGCCTGGACGACCCCGGTATCGCCGCCCTGCGCGGTAATGCCGTCGAATGTCTTGTGCACGGCGATCGCGTCCGCAGTGGCTTTCTGGGCAGTCGGATCGTCCCACTTGCCCACGACCTCGACCACGTCCCAGTTTTTCCCGGTTGCGTCGAAGGTCTCGTGGATCCCGTTGTGACGGTCGGTATCGACGGACGTTCCCGCGACACCGCGCACTTCGAGGATCTTCCCGCCATTGGGCAGGTGCTTGGCCAGCCAGTTCGCCCAGAGCACGCCGAGGCCCTTCTGGTCGACGTTGACGTTGATCGCATCCTGGGTGTCGAGAATGTTGTCGAATGCGACGAGGACGACGCCCGCCTCCTTGGCCCTCTTGATGACCGGGCCGAAGGCCGTCGGGTTCTGGGCGTTGACGACGATCGCGTCATATCCGGAATCGATGAAGTTGTTGATCGCCGAGATCTGTGCCGGCACGTCTTCGCCCGTCGAGACGACCTTGAACTCCTTCAGCTTTGCCGCGACTTCGGGCTGCGCGGAATAGGCCTTGGCCGTCTGGATCATCTGGATGCGCCATGTATTGGCGATGAAGCCGTTGGCGAGTGCGATCCTGTATGGACCTTCCTTCTTGGGAAACTTGAAGAACTGCGTTTCGGCTGCCCAAGGTGTAAAGCACTCCGGCTCGGCAGCGGGACCGCTGACAACCTCCGGTTCGGCGAGCGCCGTGCTGGACAGTAGCGTGAATGTCGCGGCGGTGAGAACGCCGCTGACGAATGCCTTGATCATCGTATTCCCTCCCTGGATGTTGCCATTACGGGACATCGCATCGAGATGGACGGCTGACGGCGTCGCTGATGACAGCGGACTGCAGCCGCCTTGCGCATTTCACCCTATCTTCGGGATGGGGAAATGATCTGTGGGAATTCAGGGCATCGTCGGCCGTGGCGCAACGATGCGGTCAATTCGGCACCCCATGTCGATATGCTGGCCCGGTGACGTCAATCGGGCTCCTCCCCTTGGCGTCGCGGGCATGGTAGCGCTGTCAAATAGAATTGTAAAATCCTCTCAAAGGAGTGGCTGCGGTCGCCTTGGTCGGCCCGAGGTACCGTCTCCCGGCTGCCCCTGCACAGGAGGCGGATCCACCATTGCGCGCAGTGCCCCAAAAGAAGAGCCAATGTTTCTCTGGCGCTTCTTGTTGGTTCACGTCATCCTGTTCTGGGAGAACACGCGGATTTGGCAATTGGAGGATAGCCTATGCGCTGCTTTACGGTACTCGGACCCTCGCAGACGGGAAAATCCACGCTCGTTGAAAAGCTGGGATCATTGGCCGCCGAACCGCGAACATCGACTTCCCCTTACGGATTGGGCCTGACGGAATTCGAGATCTCGGGCGAAACCTGGTGTGCGCTCGATACACCCGGATCGATCGAGTCCCTCGCCCATGCCCAGCACGCCCTGCTTGCCAGTGACGCCTGCGTGCTCTGCGTGTCTCCGTCACCGGACGCGGCCGTTCTCGCCGCTCCCTATCTGAGGGCGATCGAAGCCTCCGGTACGCCGTGCATCATCTTCGTAAACCGGATTGACGAGCCGAAGGGCCGGTTGCGCGACGTCATCGCCGCCCTGCAGGACTATTCGAGCCACACGCTCGTGCTGCGCCAGATCCCGATCCGGGAGGGAGAGAAGGTGGTCGGCAGCGTCGATCTCATTTCCGAACGGGCCTGGCGATACCGGGAGGGACAGACCTCGTCCTTGATCGCTATTCCGGAAGAAGTGACGGAACGCGAACATGAAGCACGCACCGAGCTGCTCGAACATCTCTCGGAATTCGACGACTGGCTTTTGGAAGAGCTGATCGAAGATCGCGAGCCGGATAGCGCCGCAATCTATGCGATCTCTTCGCGCATCCTGAAGCAGAATAAGATCACACCGGTCTTCATTGG is a window of Sinorhizobium sp. BG8 DNA encoding:
- a CDS encoding sugar ABC transporter ATP-binding protein; its protein translation is MITSEPQAATAFFKVEGVTKRYGGVLALENAHLCVEAGRIHAILGENGAGKSTLIKIIAGVVAPDEGRMVLDGRDVSFRSPAEASAAGIACVFQELSLVPDLSVADNIAISDPPLKFGLIDRRVQRTIAEEALARAGADDIHPRSLVRDLPLSRRQMVEIAKALARKPRILILDEATSALTAGDVAKVFSVLKRLRAEGLAILYISHRMHEIAELADECTVFRNGRNVASYRAGTRTDNEVVEMMIGREVSNVFPPKPPPSPDPVPPVIECSDLSWGDRLRDISFTVGAGEVVGLGGLDGQGQRDLLLALFGVLRGTSGLVLVDGKPVSINSPAAARSADIGMALIPEDRKTEGLMLPMTVRENLSFATLDRISRGGIIDRGKEDGAIDEMIRLLAIKTAGLDIPVGALSGGNQQKVVIAKWLMRKPRIILLNDPTRGIDVGTKQELYQLLRHLAEEGAAILFYSTDYDELIGCCDRVLVLYDGRVVRELEGPGLTEHALIASALNVDETREPEMVP
- a CDS encoding sugar ABC transporter substrate-binding protein, whose product is MIKAFVSGVLTAATFTLLSSTALAEPEVVSGPAAEPECFTPWAAETQFFKFPKKEGPYRIALANGFIANTWRIQMIQTAKAYSAQPEVAAKLKEFKVVSTGEDVPAQISAINNFIDSGYDAIVVNAQNPTAFGPVIKRAKEAGVVLVAFDNILDTQDAINVNVDQKGLGVLWANWLAKHLPNGGKILEVRGVAGTSVDTDRHNGIHETFDATGKNWDVVEVVGKWDDPTAQKATADAIAVHKTFDGITAQGGDTGVVQAMMDANHPFVPFGGETENGFRKFCSQYADKGLKCSSAGTGPAQVAVAIKTAIAALEGQVVPQSIKLPLAIVEDPNFKEGEDFYPKESDNFFVGNSFPTCGINFSAQEIMGQTKEDQ